A single genomic interval of Mycolicibacterium holsaticum DSM 44478 = JCM 12374 harbors:
- a CDS encoding AAA family ATPase, with product MGLPAATTTANCETVLDEIGRVVVGKRGALTLILTTVLAGGHVLIEDLPGLGKTLIARSFAAALGLQFKRVQFTPDLLPADLLGSTVYDMQSGRFEFRPGPIFTNLLMADEINRTPPKTQAALLEAMAERQVSIDGVTHRLPAPFIVLATDNPIEYEGTYPLPEAQLDRFTIRLELNYLSEPEEVSMLRRRIDRGSTEPAVGQVVDADELIAMRESVEQVTVHDDVLRYVVSLAAATRQHPQIAVGASPRAELDLVQLARARALLFGRDYVIPEDVKSLAVPAIAHRISLRPEMWVRRVHGSDVVQELLRRLPVPRAEA from the coding sequence ATGGGCCTTCCGGCGGCGACCACCACCGCCAACTGCGAAACCGTGCTCGACGAGATCGGGCGCGTGGTGGTCGGCAAGCGCGGTGCGCTGACGCTCATCCTCACCACCGTGCTGGCCGGCGGGCACGTGCTGATCGAAGACCTGCCCGGCCTCGGCAAGACGTTGATCGCGCGGTCGTTCGCCGCCGCGCTCGGGTTGCAGTTCAAGCGGGTCCAGTTCACCCCGGACCTGCTGCCCGCCGATCTGCTCGGCTCGACGGTCTACGACATGCAGTCGGGCCGGTTCGAGTTCCGGCCCGGGCCGATCTTCACGAACCTGCTGATGGCCGACGAGATCAACCGCACGCCACCCAAGACCCAGGCAGCGCTTCTGGAGGCGATGGCCGAACGCCAGGTGAGCATCGACGGCGTCACGCACCGACTGCCCGCCCCGTTCATCGTGCTGGCCACCGACAACCCCATCGAGTACGAGGGCACCTATCCACTGCCCGAGGCGCAACTCGACCGGTTCACGATCCGCCTCGAGCTGAACTATCTCTCTGAGCCCGAGGAGGTTTCGATGCTGCGCCGGCGCATCGACCGGGGATCGACGGAGCCGGCGGTGGGCCAGGTGGTCGACGCCGACGAGCTGATCGCCATGCGGGAATCGGTGGAACAGGTGACCGTGCACGACGACGTGCTGCGCTACGTGGTGTCGCTGGCCGCGGCCACCCGCCAGCATCCGCAGATCGCCGTCGGCGCCAGCCCGCGCGCCGAACTCGACCTGGTCCAGCTGGCCCGCGCCCGCGCGCTGCTGTTCGGCCGCGACTATGTCATCCCCGAAGACGTGAAATCCCTTGCCGTTCCGGCGATCGCCCACCGCATCAGCCTGCGGCCGGAGATGTGGGTGCGTCGCGTGCACGGCAGCGACGTGGTCCAGGAACTGCTGCGCCGCCTGCCGGTACCGCGAGCCGAAGCCTGA
- a CDS encoding DUF58 domain-containing protein has product MTEARAADAELTWRASPLTAALVTCAAVAFVVAVIGGCWQLVAFAAPLIGVLCSIGWQRPVPSARVHAQPGAHRCFETEQVRVTVWADAEPETVFVAVSAATGMQCDVVERGPRQTVEVSADRWGRYPIRAHLRVAARGGLLEGRGVVDAATVYVFPQAPPQPTAIPRTELLDRLGTHLTRHIGPGVEYADVRRYVPGDQLRTVNWPVSARRGSLHVTQRLTDRAADVVVLVDNYPQPAGPATEAADRTARGAVQVVQSALRGGDRAGVVALGDRQPRWLGADIGRRQFYRVLDAMLAVDDGFETTPGTLAPRAAVPPGAIVVAFSTMLDTEFALALIDLRKRGHTVVAVDVLEGAPFAEDTDRLVARMWALQRSFMYRDMGTIGVDVVSWRAVDTLEAAMQLVPDHRRPVGRPR; this is encoded by the coding sequence GTGACCGAAGCCCGCGCCGCTGACGCCGAATTGACTTGGCGCGCCTCACCTCTGACGGCAGCGCTGGTGACGTGCGCGGCGGTGGCATTCGTGGTGGCGGTGATCGGCGGGTGCTGGCAGCTGGTGGCGTTCGCGGCGCCGCTGATCGGGGTGTTGTGCTCGATCGGGTGGCAGCGGCCGGTGCCGTCGGCGCGGGTGCATGCCCAACCCGGCGCGCACCGCTGCTTCGAGACCGAACAGGTGCGTGTCACGGTGTGGGCCGACGCAGAACCGGAAACGGTGTTCGTCGCCGTCTCGGCGGCCACGGGGATGCAATGCGACGTCGTCGAACGTGGGCCGCGACAGACCGTCGAGGTGAGCGCCGACCGTTGGGGCCGTTACCCCATCCGGGCGCACCTGCGGGTGGCCGCGCGCGGCGGCCTGCTGGAAGGCCGCGGGGTCGTCGACGCTGCCACCGTCTACGTCTTTCCTCAGGCCCCGCCGCAACCGACGGCGATTCCGCGCACCGAACTGCTGGACCGCCTCGGCACGCACCTGACCCGGCATATCGGCCCCGGCGTCGAGTACGCCGACGTGCGCAGATACGTTCCCGGCGACCAACTGCGCACGGTCAACTGGCCGGTCAGCGCGCGTCGGGGCAGCCTGCACGTCACCCAGCGGTTGACCGACCGCGCCGCCGACGTGGTGGTGCTCGTCGACAACTATCCGCAACCCGCGGGGCCCGCGACCGAGGCCGCCGACCGCACCGCCAGGGGCGCCGTGCAGGTGGTGCAGAGCGCGCTGCGCGGCGGTGACCGCGCCGGCGTCGTCGCCCTGGGGGACCGGCAGCCGCGCTGGCTCGGCGCCGACATCGGCCGTCGGCAGTTCTACCGGGTGCTGGATGCGATGCTCGCCGTCGACGACGGGTTCGAGACCACGCCGGGCACGCTGGCGCCCCGCGCGGCGGTGCCGCCGGGTGCGATCGTGGTGGCGTTCTCGACGATGCTGGACACCGAATTCGCGTTGGCGCTCATCGATTTACGCAAACGCGGGCACACCGTCGTCGCCGTCGACGTGCTGGAGGGTGCCCCGTTCGCCGAAGACACCGACCGTCTGGTCGCCAGGATGTGGGCGCTGCAGCGGTCGTTCATGTACCGCGACATGGGCACCATCGGTGTCGATGTGGTGTCGTGGCGTGCGGTGGATACGCTGGAGGCGGCGATGCAGCTGGTACCCGACCATCGGCGCCCGGTGGGGAGACCGCGGTGA
- a CDS encoding MFS transporter: MPSDVRRAITGASIGNAVEWFDFAIYGFLATFIAANFFPAGNETAALLNTFAIFAAAFFMRPLGGFVFGPLGDRIGRQRVLAIVILLMSAATVAIGLLPTYASIGVAAPLLLLLLRCLQGFSAGGEYGGGAVYLAEFASDKRRGLTVTFMAWSGVLGFLLGSATVTLLQALLPAAAMESYGWRIPFLIAGPLGLVGLYIRLRLDDTPQFAELSKTDQIAESPLREAVTTAWRPILQVIGLFIVFNVGYYVVFTFLPTYFIKTLEFSKTSAFVSMTLASLVALILILPLAALSDRIGRKPMLIGASVTFAVLGYPLFLLLNSGSLTAAVIAHCCLAAIESVYVSAAVSAGVELFATTVRYSGFSIGYNLCVAGFGGTTPYVVTWLTAETDNPVAPAFYLIVAAVVSLAAVLTMRETAARPLPQTTDQPVPAPLGR; this comes from the coding sequence ATGCCGTCCGATGTGCGTAGGGCCATAACCGGAGCATCGATCGGCAACGCCGTCGAATGGTTCGACTTCGCGATCTACGGCTTCCTTGCGACGTTCATCGCGGCGAACTTCTTTCCCGCGGGCAACGAAACCGCCGCGCTGCTCAACACATTCGCGATCTTCGCGGCGGCGTTCTTCATGCGTCCGCTGGGCGGGTTCGTGTTCGGTCCGCTCGGCGACCGGATCGGTCGCCAGCGCGTCCTGGCGATCGTCATTCTGCTGATGTCGGCGGCAACGGTGGCCATCGGGCTACTGCCGACCTACGCCTCGATCGGCGTCGCCGCGCCGCTTCTGCTGCTGCTGCTGCGCTGCCTGCAAGGGTTCTCGGCAGGCGGCGAGTACGGCGGCGGCGCGGTGTATCTGGCCGAGTTCGCATCGGACAAACGCCGCGGGCTGACCGTCACGTTCATGGCGTGGTCGGGGGTGCTGGGCTTCCTGCTCGGCTCGGCGACCGTGACGCTGTTGCAGGCGCTGCTGCCCGCCGCGGCGATGGAGAGTTACGGCTGGCGCATCCCGTTTCTGATCGCCGGGCCGCTGGGCCTTGTCGGCCTGTACATCCGGCTGCGCCTGGACGACACCCCGCAGTTCGCCGAACTCAGCAAGACCGATCAGATCGCCGAGTCGCCGCTGCGGGAGGCCGTCACCACGGCGTGGCGCCCGATCCTTCAGGTGATCGGGTTGTTCATCGTGTTCAACGTCGGCTACTACGTGGTGTTCACGTTCCTGCCCACCTACTTCATCAAGACGCTCGAGTTCTCGAAGACCAGCGCGTTCGTCTCCATGACGCTGGCCAGCCTGGTGGCGCTGATCCTCATCCTTCCGCTGGCCGCGCTGTCGGACCGGATCGGCCGCAAACCGATGCTCATCGGGGCCTCGGTGACCTTCGCGGTGCTGGGCTATCCGCTGTTCCTGTTGCTGAACTCGGGTTCGCTGACGGCGGCGGTCATCGCGCACTGCTGTCTGGCCGCGATCGAATCCGTCTACGTGTCCGCGGCGGTGTCGGCCGGCGTCGAGCTGTTCGCCACCACCGTGCGCTACAGCGGCTTCTCCATCGGATACAACCTCTGCGTGGCCGGGTTCGGCGGCACCACACCGTATGTGGTCACCTGGCTGACCGCCGAAACCGACAACCCCGTGGCACCGGCGTTCTACCTGATCGTGGCGGCGGTGGTGTCGCTGGCCGCGGTGTTGACGATGCGCGAGACCGCGGCGCGCCCGCTGCCGCAGACCACCGACCAGCCGGTGCCCGCACCGCTCGGCAGGTAG
- a CDS encoding aminopeptidase: MNMRRLVLLLGAVVLVIGVIGLLVPVSIAGPDNQKIGCGNAVAADYAPARNVDNRNPVNLPVLNELIPHTDYVAQCESAVSQRRTWTIPVAVIGLVILVGGFFVGNRVGGARTG, from the coding sequence ATGAACATGCGACGGTTGGTGTTGCTACTGGGTGCGGTCGTGTTGGTAATCGGTGTCATCGGTCTTCTGGTACCCGTATCGATCGCCGGACCCGACAATCAGAAGATCGGTTGCGGTAACGCGGTCGCCGCGGACTATGCGCCCGCCCGCAACGTGGACAACCGCAATCCGGTCAACCTGCCGGTGCTCAACGAGCTGATTCCGCACACCGACTACGTCGCACAGTGCGAGTCGGCGGTGTCCCAGCGTCGGACCTGGACCATCCCGGTGGCGGTCATCGGGCTGGTGATTCTGGTCGGCGGGTTCTTCGTCGGCAACCGGGTCGGCGGCGCACGAACCGGCTAG
- a CDS encoding DMT family transporter, protein MVSHGLAVLLALLAAVFLAIGIVVRQRATMDVAPEHGVSSVMVLTLLRRPLWWAGTAAAVTGFCFQALALVFGSLLLVQPILVSALLFALPLSARLANRRVTRGEWLWASALTAALGVFVVLAKTRPGDYEASAPLTAVVALVCVAAVTACVVVAVRRPGWRRAVLLAVAVGVLFGVVAVLTKVVMHMLTHNGLLAVLSTPIPYLLVLLGVIAVFLQQSAFHAGSLQTSVPTMLVLEPVIAVVLGAVVLGEHMTVNGVKAAAITVAVVAMMASTIALGREEGALEEELEAAVAGRADT, encoded by the coding sequence TTGGTAAGCCATGGTCTGGCCGTACTTCTGGCCCTGCTCGCCGCGGTGTTCCTGGCGATCGGCATCGTGGTGCGCCAGCGCGCCACCATGGACGTCGCACCCGAGCACGGGGTGAGCAGCGTGATGGTGCTCACGTTGTTGCGCAGGCCGCTGTGGTGGGCGGGCACCGCGGCGGCGGTGACCGGGTTCTGCTTTCAGGCGCTCGCGCTGGTGTTCGGTTCGCTGCTGCTGGTCCAGCCCATCCTGGTGTCCGCGCTGCTTTTCGCGCTGCCGCTGAGCGCGCGGCTGGCCAATCGCCGCGTCACCCGCGGTGAATGGCTGTGGGCGTCGGCGCTGACCGCCGCGCTGGGGGTGTTCGTCGTGCTGGCCAAGACCCGGCCCGGTGACTACGAGGCCTCCGCGCCGCTGACGGCTGTCGTCGCGCTGGTGTGCGTCGCGGCGGTGACCGCATGCGTGGTGGTGGCGGTCCGCCGCCCGGGCTGGCGGCGCGCCGTGCTGCTGGCCGTCGCCGTGGGCGTGCTCTTCGGCGTCGTCGCGGTGCTGACCAAGGTTGTCATGCACATGCTCACCCACAACGGGCTGCTGGCAGTGCTCAGCACGCCGATACCGTATCTGCTTGTGCTGCTGGGGGTTATCGCGGTGTTTCTGCAGCAGTCGGCTTTCCACGCCGGCTCGTTGCAGACGTCGGTGCCCACGATGCTGGTGCTCGAACCGGTCATCGCGGTGGTGCTCGGCGCGGTGGTGCTCGGGGAACACATGACGGTCAACGGCGTCAAGGCCGCGGCGATCACGGTCGCGGTCGTCGCGATGATGGCGTCGACCATCGCGCTCGGTCGCGAGGAGGGCGCGCTGGAGGAAGAACTCGAGGCCGCCGTGGCGGGCCGGGCCGACACTTAG
- a CDS encoding SpoIIE family protein phosphatase codes for MVRHASDFYTRYAEALNAYLRSGDEAVLAVGHDLGRQALIERMSMLEIIENHWRLVSAGGPDTDAGPGGALQFLLQTLAALDIATRGFLDGTKRYAQQRARADNLADRDAFRTALVNSLQEGFFVADDTGTIVEINDAFADITGYGADDLPYQMPHPWVEDPATANQHLSEVARRGAGTAEIAIRHRDGRSRWVVLSMNVIAEHASDRMAYVGTVRDITAPRAAAARDGAVARLATAVSLATNVDEVLSILLAQCASPLDVARVIAVIWPHTDGDPTIHVAGDPAVSSWDELDPDWQRTFDDARDWLPLTVNTVGAAPSAGTTRGFAAALSSKRDVVICLEHHRPRVVSTEDRRLVSALVGHLGLAMQHVRQFESARETSLTLQRSMLAPSTLPAGFVVRYEPAVSPLEIGGDFYDVLPVAEQRIGVVVGDCVGRGLSAAAVMGQLRASARALLLTGAEPSDVLAHLDSVAELIPAAFCTTVFVAVIDTETGSVHYSNAGHVPPVLITGASPPELLTDGRSVPLAVQSEEPRPQATRALTSGSTLLLYTDGLVERRGDAIDSQIERLGEVLAETTAQPIESVADAVLAKLMPDNGFDDDVAIVLYRLERAPLRIDTEAAAIRLSEVRHRLAAWLRGNDVPDQLADDIVLVVNEACSNCVEHAYRGRDPGRMRVEADIRGHEMHIRVIDGGSWKTPPADPGTRGRGLMLMRAVSDGVDLDGTPAGTTVEMSFRLPTTSRG; via the coding sequence ATGGTTAGGCATGCAAGCGACTTCTACACGCGGTACGCCGAGGCGCTGAACGCCTACCTGCGCAGCGGCGACGAAGCGGTGCTTGCCGTGGGGCACGACCTCGGACGTCAGGCGCTGATCGAGCGGATGAGCATGCTCGAGATCATCGAGAACCACTGGCGGCTGGTCAGCGCCGGCGGCCCGGACACCGACGCGGGCCCGGGCGGCGCGCTTCAGTTCCTGCTGCAAACCCTGGCGGCGCTCGACATCGCCACCCGCGGATTCCTCGACGGCACAAAGCGTTACGCACAGCAGCGAGCCCGCGCCGACAACCTCGCCGACCGCGACGCGTTCCGCACCGCGCTGGTGAACTCCCTTCAGGAAGGATTTTTCGTCGCCGACGACACCGGAACGATCGTCGAGATCAACGACGCGTTCGCCGACATCACCGGATACGGCGCCGACGACCTGCCCTACCAGATGCCTCATCCGTGGGTGGAGGATCCGGCAACGGCGAACCAGCATCTGTCGGAGGTGGCCCGGCGCGGCGCGGGCACCGCCGAGATCGCGATCCGGCATCGCGACGGCCGCAGCCGCTGGGTGGTGCTCAGCATGAACGTGATCGCCGAGCATGCCTCGGACCGGATGGCCTATGTCGGCACGGTGCGCGACATCACCGCTCCGCGCGCGGCGGCGGCGCGTGACGGCGCGGTGGCCCGGCTGGCGACGGCGGTCAGCCTCGCCACGAACGTCGACGAGGTGCTGTCGATCCTGTTGGCGCAGTGCGCTTCCCCGCTGGACGTCGCGCGGGTGATCGCCGTCATCTGGCCGCACACCGACGGTGATCCGACGATCCACGTGGCCGGTGACCCCGCCGTCTCGAGTTGGGACGAGCTGGATCCCGACTGGCAACGCACCTTCGACGACGCCCGCGACTGGCTGCCGCTGACCGTCAACACGGTCGGTGCCGCACCCAGCGCGGGCACCACCCGAGGCTTCGCGGCGGCGCTGTCCAGTAAGCGCGACGTCGTGATCTGCCTGGAGCACCACCGGCCGCGCGTGGTCAGCACCGAGGACCGGCGGCTGGTCAGCGCGCTCGTCGGGCATCTGGGTCTGGCGATGCAGCACGTCCGCCAGTTCGAGAGCGCCAGGGAGACCTCGCTGACGCTGCAGCGCTCGATGCTCGCGCCCAGCACGCTTCCCGCCGGGTTCGTCGTGCGCTACGAACCGGCCGTCTCGCCGCTGGAGATCGGCGGCGACTTCTACGATGTGCTGCCCGTCGCCGAACAGCGCATCGGTGTGGTCGTCGGCGACTGTGTGGGCCGCGGGCTGTCGGCCGCCGCGGTGATGGGCCAGCTCCGCGCGTCGGCCAGGGCGCTGCTGCTGACGGGCGCAGAGCCGTCGGACGTGCTGGCACACCTCGACTCGGTGGCCGAGTTGATCCCGGCTGCGTTCTGCACCACGGTGTTCGTGGCGGTGATCGACACCGAAACCGGGTCGGTGCACTACAGCAACGCCGGCCATGTGCCGCCGGTGCTCATCACAGGCGCGTCGCCGCCGGAACTGTTGACCGACGGGCGTTCGGTGCCGTTGGCCGTGCAGAGTGAGGAGCCCCGACCGCAGGCGACCCGGGCGCTGACGTCGGGTTCGACGCTGTTGCTTTACACCGACGGGCTGGTCGAACGGCGCGGCGACGCGATCGACAGCCAGATCGAACGTCTCGGCGAGGTGCTCGCCGAAACCACCGCTCAACCGATCGAATCGGTCGCCGATGCGGTGCTGGCAAAGCTGATGCCGGACAACGGTTTCGACGACGATGTCGCGATCGTGCTCTACCGGCTGGAGCGCGCGCCGCTGCGTATCGACACCGAGGCCGCGGCGATCCGGTTGAGCGAGGTGCGGCACCGGCTGGCCGCCTGGCTGCGCGGCAACGACGTACCCGACCAACTCGCCGACGACATCGTGCTGGTGGTCAACGAAGCGTGCTCGAACTGCGTCGAACACGCTTACCGCGGCCGCGATCCCGGCCGCATGCGGGTGGAGGCCGACATCCGCGGCCACGAGATGCACATCCGCGTCATCGACGGGGGTTCGTGGAAGACACCGCCTGCCGACCCGGGCACCAGAGGGCGGGGCCTGATGCTGATGCGCGCGGTCAGCGACGGGGTGGATCTCGACGGGACGCCGGCGGGTACGACGGTGGAGATGTCATTCCGACTGCCAACGACAAGCCGCGGTTGA
- a CDS encoding anti-sigma regulatory factor, with protein sequence MATDFVVDISDSTDIVTARQAGHELARQLGFSLTDVTMIATAISEIALNITSYAGHGEIRIGVQLRDGRQALVVYAEDDGPGIADVERAMEDGYSTGRGLGLGLPGARRLMDRLQIESRPGRGTVIEMWKWVPDDG encoded by the coding sequence GTGGCGACGGACTTCGTTGTCGACATCAGCGACTCGACCGATATCGTGACCGCCCGCCAGGCAGGCCACGAGCTGGCCAGGCAGCTCGGGTTCTCGCTGACCGACGTCACGATGATCGCGACCGCCATCTCCGAAATCGCCCTTAACATCACCAGCTACGCGGGCCACGGCGAAATCCGCATCGGCGTGCAGCTCCGAGACGGCAGGCAGGCGCTGGTGGTGTACGCCGAGGACGACGGGCCCGGAATCGCCGATGTGGAACGTGCGATGGAGGACGGCTACTCCACCGGCCGGGGGCTCGGGCTGGGCCTGCCGGGGGCCCGCAGGCTGATGGACCGGCTGCAAATCGAATCGAGGCCCGGTCGGGGCACCGTGATCGAGATGTGGAAGTGGGTGCCCGACGATGGTTAG
- a CDS encoding STAS domain-containing protein, protein MPGTDPITTSVTHQDGVAVVAVGGDVDVATVAALEASITDALAAKPTALVIDLSDVDFLASAGLQTLVATNEAVSKTTAFAVVANGPATSRPIQLTGLDSVFSLYSTLAEALAAVGAASQN, encoded by the coding sequence TTGCCAGGTACTGATCCGATTACCACGTCGGTCACCCACCAGGATGGGGTCGCCGTCGTGGCGGTCGGCGGTGACGTCGACGTAGCCACCGTCGCCGCTCTGGAAGCGTCGATCACCGACGCGCTGGCCGCCAAGCCCACCGCGTTGGTCATCGACCTGTCCGACGTCGACTTTCTCGCCTCGGCGGGCCTACAGACACTGGTGGCCACCAACGAAGCCGTCAGCAAGACCACCGCGTTCGCGGTCGTCGCCAACGGTCCCGCGACCAGCAGGCCCATCCAGTTGACGGGGCTGGACAGCGTCTTCTCGCTGTACTCGACGCTGGCCGAAGCCCTCGCCGCGGTCGGCGCCGCGTCCCAGAATTAG
- a CDS encoding S53 family peptidase, producing MLALLAAGVLVFAADLRPAAPPDDTIAGPYAYLLASSTDLGPSRNGDAQLTLALHRRDRPAAVFDWAERRDLTVRWQQGANWAVVEGAAQSLARAFGVEVHDYRGRRGQVFYASPQQPRVPDVLRGDVDELGRILGYIPHHTSHLPMVPLDVPDKGLSPVALRHAYNLDPLTADGYTGKGVTIVFFAFDGFEQADLDLFADTFGLPRFTPEVVGGDLDTPRGETTMDLQVAHAVAPDARKVVVNARSTVAGDGTFEKVGELFAETDRRFPGAVWSLSIGWGCDRLITAADVAPVRSALAAAHDNGTTAFNASGDLAGMECKGGDEWSSPPGEDDVGLDSVASLPEVTDVGGTTLSTAADGRWLAEQAWFDVPLSVGTGGGVSALFDRPEWQRDVLPDENPDRRLTPDVAAVADPFTGVRIVFKQTQLVGGGTSQSAPIWAGFAAVMNQYLLANGGQAIGDLNPKLYRIAAGAPLPAFRDVTLGGNAVADAAAGYDLVTGLGTPDVDNLVRNLLTLQESGE from the coding sequence ATGCTCGCGCTTCTGGCGGCGGGCGTGCTGGTGTTCGCCGCCGACCTGCGGCCAGCGGCGCCGCCCGACGACACCATCGCCGGACCGTACGCCTACCTGCTGGCCAGCTCGACCGATCTGGGGCCGTCGCGCAACGGCGACGCCCAACTGACCCTGGCCCTGCACCGCAGGGACCGTCCGGCCGCGGTGTTCGACTGGGCCGAACGCCGGGACCTGACCGTGCGATGGCAGCAGGGGGCGAACTGGGCCGTCGTCGAAGGCGCCGCGCAGAGCCTGGCGCGCGCGTTCGGCGTCGAGGTGCACGACTACCGGGGCAGGCGCGGGCAGGTGTTCTACGCGTCCCCGCAGCAGCCGCGGGTGCCTGACGTGTTGCGCGGCGACGTCGACGAGCTCGGCAGGATCCTGGGTTACATCCCGCACCACACCTCGCACCTTCCGATGGTGCCGCTGGACGTGCCGGACAAGGGGTTGTCGCCGGTCGCGCTGCGGCACGCCTACAACCTCGACCCGCTGACCGCCGACGGCTACACCGGCAAGGGCGTCACGATCGTGTTCTTCGCGTTCGACGGCTTCGAACAGGCCGACCTCGACCTCTTCGCCGACACGTTCGGGTTGCCGCGGTTCACCCCCGAGGTCGTCGGCGGCGACCTCGACACGCCGCGCGGCGAGACCACGATGGACCTGCAGGTGGCGCACGCGGTGGCGCCCGATGCGCGCAAGGTTGTCGTCAACGCCCGTTCGACCGTCGCCGGGGACGGGACGTTCGAGAAGGTCGGCGAGTTGTTCGCCGAGACCGACCGGCGGTTCCCCGGTGCGGTGTGGAGCCTGTCGATCGGCTGGGGGTGCGACAGGCTGATCACCGCCGCCGACGTCGCGCCGGTGCGGTCGGCGTTGGCGGCCGCGCATGACAACGGCACGACGGCGTTCAACGCCAGCGGTGACCTGGCCGGGATGGAATGCAAGGGCGGCGACGAATGGTCGTCGCCGCCGGGGGAGGACGACGTCGGGCTGGACTCGGTGGCGTCGCTACCGGAGGTCACCGACGTCGGTGGCACGACGTTGTCCACCGCAGCCGACGGCCGTTGGCTTGCCGAGCAGGCCTGGTTCGACGTGCCGCTGTCGGTGGGTACCGGCGGCGGGGTGTCGGCGTTGTTCGACCGACCCGAGTGGCAGCGCGACGTGTTGCCCGATGAGAACCCCGACCGCAGGCTGACCCCCGACGTCGCGGCGGTGGCCGACCCGTTCACCGGGGTGCGCATCGTGTTCAAACAAACCCAGCTGGTCGGCGGTGGCACGTCGCAGTCGGCGCCCATCTGGGCCGGCTTCGCCGCGGTGATGAACCAGTACCTGCTCGCCAACGGCGGCCAGGCCATCGGTGACCTCAACCCCAAGCTGTACCGCATCGCGGCAGGCGCGCCGCTGCCGGCGTTCCGCGACGTCACCCTCGGCGGCAACGCGGTCGCCGACGCCGCCGCCGGCTACGACCTGGTGACCGGGCTCGGCACTCCCGACGTCGACAACCTGGTACGAAACCTCTTGACGCTGCAGGAGTCCGGCGAATGA